In Saccharicrinis fermentans DSM 9555 = JCM 21142, a genomic segment contains:
- the rpoC gene encoding DNA-directed RNA polymerase subunit beta' — translation MAFRRDTKVKSNFTKISIGLASPEEILERSSGEVLKPETINYRTYKPERDGLFCERIFGPVKDYECHCGKYKRIRYRGIVCDRCGVEVTEKKVRRERMGHISLVVPVAHIWYFKSLPNKIGYLLGLPTKKLDSIVYYERYVVIQAGIKEEDGIKYMDFLTEEEYLDILETLPKENQYLEDDDPNKFIAKMGADALHMILSRLDLDSLSYDLRHKANTETSQQRKNEALKRLQVVESFRESVGRNRPEWMIVKVVPVIPPELRPLVPLDGGRFATSDLNDLYRRVIIRNNRLKRLIEIKAPEVILRNEKRMLQESVDSLFDNSRKANAVKTDANRPLKSLSDSLKGKQGRFRQNLLGKRVDYSARSVIVVGPELKMHECGIPKGMAAELYKPFVIRKLIERGIVKTVKSAKKIVDRKDPVVWDILENVLKGHPVMLNRAPTLHRLGIQAFQPKLIEGKAIQLHPLACSAFNADFDGDQMAVHLPLGNAAILEAQMLMLGSQNILNPANGAPVTVPSQDMVLGLYYMTKAREGARGEGLTFYDLEEVKIAYNEGVVDLHANVKVKGYDLNKDGVPEIQIIESTVGRILFNEFAPREAGFINDVLTKKALRDIIGKVQKICGTPRTAAFLDDIKNLGYRMAFEGGLSFNLGDVIIPEAKNKMVEEGYAEVEEVLNNYNMGFITNNERYNQIIDIWTHVNARLTNTLMTQLSSDQQGFNSVYMMLDSGARGSKEQIRQLSGMRGLMAKPQKSGATGGQIIENPILSNFKEGLSVLEYFISTHGARKGLADTALKTADAGYLTRRLVDVSQDVIITEDDCGTLRGLSASDVKNNEDIVATLYERILGRVSVHDVYHPSTGELIVKSGEEIDEEKAKILNDSPLERVGIRSVLTCESKVGVCAKCYGRNLATGNFVHIGEAVGVIAAQSIGEPGTQLTLRTFHVGGTAGNISTESSITAKYDGIIEIDELRTVPTKDEEGRDVDIVIGRLAELRIIDKNTGIALANQPITYGSKLFVKNGTEVKSGDLISEWDPYNAVIVSEKSGSVSFDNMLDGITYKEESDEQTGFKEKVIIETRDKTKNPALRIVDDSGEILKTFNLPVGAHVSVEEGQKVKVGEIVSKIPRAVGKAGDITGGLPRVTELFEARNPSNPAVVSEIDGEVTFGKIKRGNREIIVTSKNGQVKKYLVPLSKQILVQENDYVRAGIPLSDGATTPSDILHIMGPTAVQEYIVNEVQDVYRLQGVKINDKHFEIIVRQMMRKVNIVDPGDTKFLEKQIVDKLEFMHENDDIFDKKVVVDPGDSENLKAGQIVTARRLRDENSQLKRKDLKLVESRDAIPATSSQILQGITRAALQTKSFMSAASFQETTKVLNEAAISGKVDLLEGLKENVICGHLIPAGTGQRALKNLVVGSKDEYDRLVENKVVEEEQE, via the coding sequence ATGGCATTCAGAAGAGATACGAAAGTAAAGAGTAATTTTACAAAAATCTCTATCGGATTAGCTTCACCAGAAGAAATTTTAGAAAGATCAAGCGGTGAGGTTCTTAAACCGGAGACCATCAACTATAGAACTTATAAACCTGAACGTGACGGGTTATTCTGCGAAAGAATATTTGGTCCTGTGAAGGATTATGAGTGTCACTGTGGTAAATATAAAAGAATCAGATATCGCGGTATTGTTTGTGACCGATGTGGAGTCGAGGTTACAGAGAAGAAAGTACGTCGCGAAAGAATGGGACATATCTCTTTGGTTGTTCCCGTGGCCCATATCTGGTACTTTAAATCGCTTCCTAATAAAATTGGTTACTTGTTAGGATTGCCAACTAAAAAATTAGATTCCATCGTTTATTATGAACGCTATGTAGTTATACAAGCGGGTATCAAAGAAGAGGATGGAATTAAGTATATGGATTTCTTAACGGAAGAGGAGTACCTGGATATACTAGAGACACTTCCTAAAGAAAATCAATATTTAGAGGATGACGATCCTAATAAGTTTATTGCCAAAATGGGAGCGGATGCGCTGCACATGATTTTGTCAAGACTGGATTTGGATAGTTTATCCTATGACCTTAGACATAAAGCCAATACCGAAACGTCGCAGCAACGTAAAAACGAAGCGCTGAAACGTCTTCAGGTTGTTGAGTCATTCCGTGAGTCTGTGGGACGAAATCGTCCTGAATGGATGATCGTAAAAGTGGTTCCTGTTATTCCACCTGAACTGCGTCCTCTGGTGCCATTGGATGGAGGTAGGTTTGCTACTTCCGATTTGAATGACCTTTACCGTAGGGTTATCATTAGAAATAACCGTCTAAAAAGATTGATCGAAATTAAAGCACCGGAAGTTATATTACGTAATGAAAAACGTATGCTTCAGGAGTCGGTTGATTCGTTGTTTGATAACTCGCGTAAAGCCAATGCCGTTAAAACGGATGCTAACCGACCTTTGAAATCACTAAGTGATAGCTTAAAAGGTAAGCAAGGTCGTTTCCGTCAAAACCTGTTAGGTAAGAGGGTTGATTATTCGGCTCGTTCGGTTATTGTGGTTGGTCCAGAGTTGAAAATGCACGAGTGTGGTATTCCTAAGGGAATGGCCGCTGAGTTATATAAGCCTTTTGTAATTAGAAAGCTCATCGAGCGTGGTATTGTTAAAACAGTGAAGTCCGCAAAAAAAATCGTGGATAGAAAAGATCCTGTCGTATGGGATATTCTTGAAAACGTACTGAAAGGACACCCTGTTATGTTGAACCGGGCTCCTACTCTTCACCGTTTGGGTATTCAAGCCTTCCAGCCTAAGTTAATTGAGGGTAAGGCAATTCAGTTACACCCCTTGGCTTGTTCGGCTTTTAATGCTGACTTTGATGGTGACCAGATGGCAGTTCACTTACCTCTTGGTAATGCAGCCATCCTGGAAGCACAAATGTTGATGTTGGGTTCGCAGAATATTCTTAACCCCGCCAATGGTGCTCCCGTAACAGTACCTTCTCAGGATATGGTTTTGGGTCTGTATTACATGACTAAAGCACGTGAAGGCGCCAGAGGTGAAGGACTGACTTTCTATGACTTGGAAGAGGTGAAAATTGCCTATAATGAAGGAGTTGTTGATTTACACGCGAATGTGAAAGTTAAAGGTTACGATCTGAATAAAGATGGTGTTCCTGAAATTCAAATAATAGAGTCTACGGTAGGTCGTATCTTGTTTAATGAATTTGCACCAAGAGAAGCAGGTTTTATTAACGATGTATTGACTAAGAAGGCCTTACGTGATATCATTGGTAAAGTACAGAAAATATGTGGTACTCCGCGTACGGCTGCTTTCCTTGATGATATTAAAAACCTGGGTTACCGAATGGCATTCGAAGGTGGACTGTCGTTTAACTTGGGTGATGTAATTATTCCGGAAGCCAAAAATAAAATGGTGGAAGAGGGATATGCCGAAGTAGAGGAAGTGTTGAATAACTATAATATGGGATTCATCACGAACAACGAACGTTACAATCAGATCATTGATATCTGGACGCATGTAAATGCACGTTTGACGAATACTCTGATGACTCAGTTAAGTTCCGATCAACAAGGATTTAACTCTGTTTATATGATGCTTGATTCTGGAGCAAGGGGTTCTAAAGAACAGATTCGTCAGCTGTCTGGTATGAGGGGACTGATGGCTAAACCTCAAAAATCAGGTGCTACCGGTGGACAGATTATTGAAAACCCAATTCTTTCTAACTTTAAAGAGGGTCTATCTGTACTGGAATACTTTATTTCTACTCACGGTGCTCGTAAGGGTCTTGCGGATACGGCACTTAAGACAGCGGATGCCGGGTATTTGACCCGTCGTTTAGTGGATGTGTCTCAGGATGTTATCATTACAGAGGACGATTGTGGTACATTAAGAGGGCTCTCGGCTTCGGATGTTAAAAATAACGAGGATATTGTTGCCACTCTTTATGAACGGATTTTGGGTCGTGTTTCGGTACATGATGTTTATCATCCATCAACGGGTGAGTTGATTGTAAAATCAGGTGAAGAAATTGATGAAGAAAAAGCTAAGATATTAAATGATTCTCCGCTGGAAAGGGTTGGAATTCGTTCAGTATTGACATGTGAATCTAAAGTAGGGGTATGTGCCAAATGTTATGGACGTAACCTTGCCACAGGTAACTTTGTTCATATTGGAGAAGCTGTAGGTGTTATTGCTGCTCAGTCTATTGGAGAGCCAGGAACACAGCTTACGCTTCGTACTTTCCACGTTGGGGGTACAGCAGGTAATATCTCTACAGAAAGTAGTATCACAGCTAAGTATGATGGTATCATAGAAATAGATGAGCTACGTACTGTTCCTACTAAAGATGAAGAAGGAAGAGATGTGGATATCGTCATTGGTCGTTTGGCTGAATTACGTATCATAGATAAGAATACAGGTATTGCATTGGCTAATCAACCGATTACTTATGGTTCTAAATTGTTTGTTAAAAACGGAACTGAAGTTAAGTCTGGAGATTTAATCTCAGAATGGGATCCTTACAATGCGGTAATCGTATCTGAAAAATCTGGTTCCGTAAGCTTTGATAATATGCTTGATGGTATCACTTACAAAGAAGAATCTGATGAACAAACAGGATTTAAGGAAAAGGTTATCATTGAAACCAGGGATAAAACCAAAAACCCTGCTTTGAGGATTGTTGATGATTCTGGTGAGATTCTTAAAACTTTTAACCTACCGGTTGGGGCGCACGTCTCAGTGGAAGAAGGCCAAAAAGTAAAAGTAGGTGAGATTGTTTCTAAAATCCCTAGAGCAGTTGGTAAAGCTGGTGATATTACAGGGGGTCTTCCAAGGGTAACAGAACTCTTTGAGGCTCGTAATCCTTCTAATCCGGCTGTAGTTTCTGAGATTGATGGCGAGGTGACATTTGGTAAGATTAAACGGGGTAACCGCGAAATTATTGTTACTTCTAAGAATGGTCAGGTGAAGAAATACCTGGTTCCTCTTTCTAAACAGATCTTGGTACAAGAAAATGATTATGTGCGTGCCGGTATTCCATTGTCTGATGGAGCTACAACTCCTTCTGATATTCTTCATATCATGGGACCTACGGCTGTACAAGAGTATATTGTGAACGAAGTACAGGATGTTTACCGTCTGCAGGGAGTGAAGATCAATGATAAGCACTTTGAAATCATCGTTCGTCAGATGATGCGTAAAGTAAATATTGTGGATCCGGGTGATACTAAATTCTTGGAAAAACAAATTGTTGACAAGTTGGAGTTCATGCATGAAAATGATGATATCTTCGATAAAAAAGTCGTAGTGGATCCGGGTGATTCTGAAAACTTAAAGGCTGGTCAGATTGTTACAGCTCGTCGTTTAAGAGATGAAAATTCTCAGCTGAAACGAAAAGATCTTAAGCTAGTGGAGTCTAGAGATGCCATTCCTGCTACTTCCAGCCAAATTCTACAGGGTATTACAAGAGCTGCGCTTCAAACCAAGAGCTTTATGTCGGCTGCTTCCTTCCAGGAAACAACCAAAGTATTGAATGAAGCTGCTATCTCTGGTAAAGTAGATTTACTAGAAGGATTGAAAGAAAACGTAATCTGTGGCCACTTGATTCCTGCCGGAACAGGTCAGAGAGCTCTTAAAAATCTGGTAGTGGGTTCTAAGGATGAGTATGATAGATTGGTGGAGAATAAAGTAGTGGAAGAAGAACAAGAATAG
- a CDS encoding AlbA family DNA-binding domain-containing protein: MINKELQRKIDEGEHQQQDFKYAINDSKKIARSLAAFANTDGGCLLVGVKDNGKIAGISSEEEFYMIEAAAQMYCRPPVEFETLEWQSDGKTVLEIKIPKSANKPHKAPTKDGKYMVYVRVEDQNLLANKILLEYWKAQQKNKSHLLRFNKPEKFLLQFLSNHDSITLSRFQKQANIPRFRAERILVSLLCMRIIQIHITEKQVFYTLSENLDKHHTPYDRN; this comes from the coding sequence ATGATAAACAAAGAGCTTCAACGAAAAATAGACGAGGGGGAACACCAACAACAGGACTTTAAATATGCCATCAATGACTCTAAGAAGATAGCGCGTTCATTGGCTGCCTTTGCCAATACGGATGGAGGCTGTTTACTTGTAGGCGTAAAGGACAATGGGAAAATAGCAGGTATTTCGTCCGAAGAAGAATTTTATATGATTGAAGCAGCGGCACAGATGTATTGCAGACCACCTGTTGAATTTGAAACCTTGGAATGGCAAAGCGATGGAAAAACTGTACTTGAAATAAAAATTCCTAAAAGTGCAAACAAACCACACAAAGCCCCGACTAAAGATGGCAAATACATGGTATATGTGAGGGTTGAAGACCAAAACTTATTAGCTAACAAAATACTGTTGGAGTACTGGAAGGCGCAGCAAAAAAACAAAAGCCATTTACTCCGCTTTAATAAACCGGAGAAATTTTTATTACAATTCCTTTCTAATCATGATTCAATAACACTTAGCCGCTTTCAGAAACAGGCGAACATACCAAGATTTAGGGCAGAAAGAATATTAGTAAGTCTACTGTGTATGCGTATAATTCAGATTCACATTACAGAGAAACAAGTATTTTATACCTTGTCAGAGAATCTGGATAAACACCACACCCCCTATGATAGAAATTAA
- a CDS encoding ATP-binding protein codes for MEFIYEVDGGDFGKAGNASSAVKKILKQLNVHPKIVKRTVVALYEAEVNIVAHAYKGIIRVNITPEYIEIVLDDKGPGIPDIELAMKEGFSTASPKVREMGFGAGMGLPNIKKNVDELNVSSEVDHGTIVEMKTYL; via the coding sequence ATGGAATTTATTTATGAAGTGGATGGAGGGGATTTTGGCAAGGCAGGGAATGCTTCCAGCGCAGTGAAAAAAATATTGAAGCAACTAAATGTTCATCCAAAAATTGTTAAACGTACGGTGGTTGCTTTATATGAGGCTGAAGTAAATATTGTAGCACATGCCTATAAGGGCATAATACGTGTTAATATTACGCCGGAATATATAGAGATTGTGTTGGATGATAAAGGACCTGGAATTCCAGATATTGAATTAGCTATGAAGGAGGGTTTTTCTACTGCGTCTCCTAAGGTTAGGGAGATGGGGTTCGGTGCAGGGATGGGGTTACCTAATATAAAGAAAAACGTGGACGAGCTAAATGTAAGTAGTGAAGTGGATCATGGAACCATCGTTGAAATGAAAACTTATCTGTAG
- a CDS encoding DUF3467 domain-containing protein — MEDKKNKNQLNIELNEEVGQGIYSNLAVITHSASEFVMDFIRVMPGLPKAQVKSRVVVTPEHAKRLMMALQDNIKRYEAMHGPIKNIDEGQPGGNIPMNFGSTPQA, encoded by the coding sequence ATGGAAGATAAAAAAAACAAGAATCAGTTGAATATTGAATTAAATGAAGAGGTAGGACAGGGGATTTATTCTAACCTAGCTGTTATAACGCACTCAGCATCGGAATTTGTGATGGATTTTATCCGTGTGATGCCGGGACTGCCTAAAGCTCAGGTGAAATCAAGGGTGGTTGTTACACCTGAACATGCTAAAAGGTTAATGATGGCTTTACAGGATAATATAAAACGTTATGAAGCCATGCATGGGCCTATTAAAAATATTGATGAAGGACAACCTGGAGGTAATATTCCGATGAATTTCGGATCTACGCCCCAAGCGTGA
- a CDS encoding exo-beta-N-acetylmuramidase NamZ family protein: MFRIFIFIVILFCDFSCSAQGEKAIIKKIQPAAACFEDYLYLLKGKKVGLLVNHSSLVERTHLLDTLLSQGIRVTRIFAPEHGFRGKHDAGESVKSEVDLQTGISIVSLYGDHKKPTKEQLEDLDVVVFDIQDVGVRFYTYISSMHYMMEACAETSTKMLVLDRPNPNGDYFDGPILKPAFRSFVGMHPIPVVHGLTVGELALMINGEGWLAEAQRCPLEVIKVKNWKHSLPYVLPLKPSPNLPNNRAIRLYPSLCFFEATKVSVGRGTYFPFQVIGYPDSAAGDFIFMPQSIVGMAKNPPQRGKKCFGIDLRQGDLAHRFTLSYFISFYKQFGQDDGFGLNDRWFNLLAGDDQLLKDIQAGLSEDAIRIKWKPALQKYAKLREKYLLYPMAE; the protein is encoded by the coding sequence ATGTTTCGAATATTTATATTTATTGTGATTCTTTTTTGTGATTTTTCTTGTTCAGCGCAAGGAGAGAAAGCTATAATAAAGAAGATTCAACCAGCAGCTGCTTGTTTTGAAGATTATCTTTATCTGTTAAAGGGTAAAAAGGTAGGTTTATTGGTGAATCATTCTTCGTTGGTGGAAAGAACTCATTTATTGGATACCCTGCTTAGCCAAGGCATTCGAGTCACCAGAATATTCGCACCAGAACATGGTTTTAGAGGAAAGCATGATGCAGGTGAGTCAGTAAAAAGTGAAGTGGATCTTCAAACAGGTATTTCTATTGTTTCGTTATATGGTGATCATAAAAAGCCAACAAAAGAGCAACTGGAAGATCTTGACGTGGTTGTTTTTGATATTCAAGATGTGGGAGTTAGGTTTTATACCTATATCAGTTCAATGCATTATATGATGGAAGCCTGTGCCGAAACGTCTACTAAGATGCTGGTGCTTGACCGGCCAAACCCCAATGGTGATTACTTTGATGGTCCTATTCTGAAGCCCGCATTCCGATCTTTCGTAGGGATGCATCCTATTCCTGTGGTTCATGGTTTAACAGTTGGAGAACTGGCTCTAATGATCAATGGTGAAGGCTGGTTAGCCGAAGCTCAAAGATGTCCTTTGGAAGTGATTAAAGTTAAAAACTGGAAGCATAGCTTGCCTTATGTTTTACCACTTAAACCGTCTCCTAATCTTCCAAATAATCGTGCTATTCGTCTTTATCCGTCGCTATGTTTCTTTGAGGCTACAAAGGTGAGTGTTGGACGAGGTACTTATTTCCCGTTTCAAGTGATAGGATATCCCGATAGTGCTGCGGGAGATTTCATTTTTATGCCACAAAGTATTGTGGGTATGGCAAAAAATCCTCCGCAGAGAGGTAAGAAGTGCTTCGGTATTGATCTTAGACAAGGTGATTTGGCACACCGTTTTACCCTTTCTTATTTTATCTCTTTCTATAAGCAGTTCGGACAAGATGATGGGTTTGGATTAAATGACCGTTGGTTTAATTTATTGGCAGGAGATGACCAGTTACTTAAGGATATTCAGGCTGGTTTGTCGGAGGATGCCATTCGAATAAAATGGAAGCCTGCTTTGCAAAAGTATGCAAAATTAAGGGAAAAGTATTTGTTATACCCGATGGCTGAGTAG
- a CDS encoding DRTGG domain-containing protein, producing MKIKEIVAILDAEIVCGDSNMDDEITCGFASDLMSDVLTLDTDKMVLVTGLANMQTIRTVEMADINCIVFVRNKKVTPEMLALAKEEGVVVLQCRYSMYNAVGKLFTAGLSPVY from the coding sequence ATGAAAATAAAGGAAATTGTTGCTATTCTGGATGCCGAAATAGTGTGTGGTGATTCCAACATGGATGATGAAATAACTTGTGGATTTGCCAGCGATTTAATGAGTGATGTGCTTACACTGGATACTGATAAGATGGTATTGGTAACAGGTCTGGCTAATATGCAAACAATTAGAACTGTTGAAATGGCAGATATAAATTGTATTGTGTTTGTACGAAATAAGAAAGTGACGCCGGAAATGTTGGCCTTGGCCAAGGAAGAAGGGGTGGTGGTGTTGCAGTGTAGGTATTCTATGTATAATGCGGTAGGTAAGTTGTTTACTGCCGGATTATCACCTGTTTATTAA